The following proteins are encoded in a genomic region of Dyadobacter sp. UC 10:
- a CDS encoding JAB domain-containing protein, translating to MESFANVSNLFQVAEIELIYKTNVQASQRPKIASSKDAYNVLIQSWNPDRLEFIEEFKILLLNNASRVLGIFEVSKGGISGASADVRIVFAAALKANATGIILAHNHPSGQLVPSDADKYITENMRKAGELLNIRVLDHLIVTAEGYCSFSGDGLL from the coding sequence ATGGAAAGCTTCGCGAATGTCTCAAACTTGTTTCAGGTAGCAGAAATTGAGCTGATCTACAAAACCAATGTTCAAGCAAGCCAGCGTCCTAAAATAGCATCGTCCAAAGATGCATACAATGTGCTGATCCAAAGCTGGAACCCCGACCGGCTTGAATTTATTGAAGAGTTCAAGATACTTTTATTAAACAATGCCAGCCGCGTGTTAGGTATTTTTGAAGTTTCCAAAGGTGGGATTTCAGGAGCAAGTGCTGATGTAAGGATCGTTTTTGCAGCTGCTTTAAAAGCCAATGCAACAGGGATAATCCTGGCACACAATCATCCTTCGGGGCAGCTCGTGCCGAGTGATGCTGATAAGTATATTACTGAGAATATGAGAAAGGCCGGTGAGTTGCTGAATATCCGGGTTCTGGATCATTTGATCGTGACAGCGGAAGGGTATTGCTCTTTTTCGGGTGATGGGTTATTGTGA
- a CDS encoding DUF4134 domain-containing protein, with protein MKCGKTALSSRVKQVWAATLLSVMATIAKAQDGAAGISEADSQVRSYFEPGTQLMYAIGAVLGLVGAVKVFQKWNAGDNDTGKVAAAWFGSCIFLVVVATVLQSFFGL; from the coding sequence ATGAAATGTGGGAAAACAGCCCTTTCAAGCAGGGTAAAACAAGTATGGGCAGCAACGCTGCTCTCAGTAATGGCAACCATCGCCAAGGCGCAGGATGGCGCGGCGGGTATCTCCGAAGCCGACAGCCAGGTCCGAAGCTACTTCGAGCCAGGCACGCAGCTGATGTATGCCATCGGCGCGGTGCTCGGACTGGTGGGTGCAGTGAAGGTTTTCCAGAAATGGAATGCTGGGGACAATGATACCGGAAAGGTCGCGGCGGCGTGGTTTGGCAGCTGTATTTTCCTGGTGGTGGTCGCAACCGTGCTGCAATCTTTCTTTGGCCTATAA
- a CDS encoding CRISPR-associated endoribonuclease Cas6: MRIRLQLSPNTEPVPFSHLYSLTGTLHKWLGENSIHDGVSLYSFGWLHGGRSEKKALSFSLGADWNISFFDDDLARQLIKGILQEPSVAYGMYVEEIQEVEPMAFRKQHIFHTDGSAILARQKRLDGSQEYLAWDSLAANEALTNKLRWKLSLAGFTGDHLNARVAFDRTYTNPRSRKITIKGIDHKGSECPVIVEGTQEALHFAWLVGLGDLTGSGFGALQ; the protein is encoded by the coding sequence ATGCGAATTAGATTACAATTAAGTCCAAATACGGAACCAGTGCCTTTTAGTCACTTGTATAGCCTGACAGGGACGTTGCATAAATGGCTAGGTGAAAACTCAATTCACGATGGCGTCAGTCTTTATAGCTTCGGTTGGCTTCACGGAGGAAGGTCCGAGAAAAAAGCATTGTCATTCTCCCTGGGAGCTGATTGGAATATTTCTTTTTTTGATGACGACCTTGCCCGCCAGTTGATTAAAGGAATTTTGCAAGAGCCATCGGTTGCTTACGGAATGTATGTTGAAGAAATTCAAGAGGTTGAACCGATGGCCTTCCGTAAGCAGCATATTTTCCATACTGACGGGTCGGCGATCCTGGCCAGACAAAAACGCTTAGATGGCTCGCAAGAATACTTAGCCTGGGATAGCCTGGCTGCGAATGAAGCCCTTACGAATAAACTCAGATGGAAATTAAGTCTAGCTGGTTTTACTGGTGACCATCTTAACGCACGAGTAGCGTTTGACAGGACTTATACCAATCCAAGAAGTCGTAAAATAACCATCAAAGGTATCGACCATAAAGGAAGTGAATGTCCTGTGATTGTCGAAGGCACCCAAGAAGCATTGCATTTTGCTTGGCTTGTAGGTTTAGGTGACTTGACAGGAAGTGGATTTGGTGCTTTACAATAA
- a CDS encoding helix-turn-helix transcriptional regulator gives MEIGIEAKSQRTIERDMEKLRDEYSIDIRHDPNKNGYYLYTPPNEDVDDFNQFVSLLERRERLDFLQAAVTSIRDAGNYLQLERSEQFIGSDCLPILWDALRCQKVVQFEYASYKAKRSTPSVRMVEPGIIFEYRNRWYLDAWDIEKGGIRTFGLDRMSDPVAVGQTISTNRTDAYKALRKQVIGVTIPKGAIADRVVLRFTKLEANYILSLPFHSSQQTVQETDSHVDISFHVVLNHELEREILAYGEAVEVLEPYCLREAIHNRITRATKSYL, from the coding sequence ATGGAAATTGGTATTGAAGCCAAAAGCCAACGAACCATCGAGCGTGACATGGAAAAGCTTCGTGATGAATACAGTATTGACATAAGACACGATCCCAATAAAAATGGTTATTACTTGTACACGCCACCAAACGAAGATGTAGATGACTTTAACCAATTTGTCTCTTTACTCGAACGTAGGGAACGGCTTGATTTTTTGCAAGCTGCCGTTACTAGCATTCGCGATGCCGGAAACTATTTGCAGCTTGAACGTAGTGAGCAGTTTATTGGATCTGACTGCCTGCCGATTTTGTGGGATGCGCTCCGTTGCCAGAAAGTAGTGCAATTTGAATACGCCTCATACAAGGCAAAGCGTTCAACTCCTTCGGTTCGAATGGTTGAGCCCGGGATCATTTTTGAATATCGTAACCGATGGTATCTCGATGCATGGGATATTGAAAAAGGTGGTATTCGTACTTTTGGCCTGGATCGTATGAGCGATCCCGTGGCTGTGGGACAAACCATTTCAACCAACCGAACCGATGCGTATAAAGCACTTCGTAAACAAGTAATTGGTGTCACAATTCCCAAGGGAGCAATTGCAGATAGGGTTGTGCTTCGGTTCACCAAGCTGGAAGCCAATTATATACTATCCCTCCCGTTTCATAGTAGTCAACAAACTGTCCAGGAAACAGATTCTCATGTTGACATATCTTTCCATGTCGTTTTAAATCATGAATTGGAACGAGAGATTCTTGCGTATGGAGAAGCTGTTGAGGTGTTGGAGCCTTACTGTCTTAGGGAGGCCATTCATAATAGAATAACTAGAGCCACAAAATCTTATTTATGA
- the cas3 gene encoding CRISPR-associated helicase Cas3': MDLTLLNKMVLFAKSPQQGGLTLLAHTQQVADVISIMAGRHGFNRRLARIGALLHDLGKAHIFFQRTVKGEVGDDERIISEPHRHEISSLLFLPLFDKKDWPILIEMVAAHHKSALGDVRNRGLIDLVKRNGIDAMILRHAEHWEVWSAMVKPVVEHKDFKVKFRPIELDEAKTALLFAHDYCYRMKYGWSKWRGILMAADHFASEYMEKAAPLVRTFYQVPDLTYYSRKSDLHPLSLLRADHRSRHTFVIAPTGAGKTDFLLRRCRGRVVYTLPFQASINAMFVRIDENLNGKGEKRLPKEQQTDVRRAHAASKIQMRDEKGKWVEEEISLQRNPGASIKITTPHQIASIVFGISGHEAAKLDIAGCDVILDEVHVYDDMARAMMLELVRELVKLKCRVHIGTATIPTSLANELIKVLGGNRRVYRVTFGKRALEKFNRHEVEKLQDEEEALKTVEKAIDNQEKVLFVGNRVGTAQQRYEWAKKQFPNLNILLVHSRFRRGDRAVLEARISEFDKQKGPCLVIATQVVEVSLDISFDRLVTDAAPLDSLIQRFGRVNRRRTYDTIGKYQPVCVIAPSQTDKDVLPYNPDVVRRSYKMLPNGLLRESELQDLIDLVYGEVAIPSIDLHLAAGNSAPLRTLCHRPKSVLIDALEIEGALCVRQSDSKTYIDSFGEDRQNLEIPVPWRSIAPYARAWPRLETGSYPTVIPDDNYDMILGLVLKTAGGNQTVPTTNRII; this comes from the coding sequence TTGGATCTGACCCTTTTGAATAAAATGGTACTATTTGCTAAAAGTCCTCAACAGGGGGGATTGACGCTCTTGGCTCACACGCAGCAGGTAGCCGACGTAATTTCAATAATGGCCGGTCGCCATGGTTTTAATCGTCGATTGGCCAGAATTGGTGCCTTACTGCACGATTTAGGCAAAGCTCACATTTTCTTCCAGCGTACCGTAAAAGGGGAAGTGGGTGATGATGAAAGAATTATTTCGGAGCCACATCGTCACGAGATTTCGTCTTTGCTATTCTTACCTCTTTTTGACAAAAAAGATTGGCCGATTTTAATTGAAATGGTAGCAGCCCATCACAAATCAGCCTTAGGCGATGTGCGGAATCGCGGTTTGATAGATTTGGTCAAACGGAATGGGATTGATGCAATGATTCTACGACACGCAGAGCATTGGGAAGTATGGTCGGCGATGGTGAAGCCCGTAGTTGAGCATAAGGATTTCAAAGTAAAATTTCGGCCGATTGAACTCGATGAAGCAAAAACTGCTCTGCTGTTCGCTCACGACTATTGTTATCGTATGAAGTACGGGTGGTCAAAATGGCGGGGTATACTGATGGCGGCCGACCATTTTGCCTCTGAGTATATGGAGAAAGCAGCTCCTCTTGTCAGAACATTTTATCAAGTACCAGACCTAACCTACTATTCGCGTAAGTCCGATTTACACCCGCTGTCGCTCTTGCGTGCTGACCATCGCTCCCGCCATACATTTGTAATAGCACCTACTGGTGCGGGAAAAACCGACTTTTTATTGCGTCGTTGCCGTGGAAGGGTTGTTTATACTTTACCCTTTCAGGCTTCCATCAATGCCATGTTCGTAAGGATTGACGAAAACTTGAACGGTAAAGGAGAAAAACGTCTTCCAAAAGAACAGCAAACGGACGTCCGAAGAGCGCACGCAGCCTCTAAAATTCAGATGCGTGATGAAAAAGGCAAATGGGTAGAAGAGGAAATTTCCCTTCAACGAAATCCGGGAGCAAGTATCAAAATTACCACGCCCCACCAAATTGCCTCAATTGTGTTTGGCATCAGTGGCCACGAAGCTGCCAAGTTGGACATTGCCGGCTGCGATGTAATCTTGGATGAAGTACACGTTTACGACGACATGGCTCGGGCAATGATGCTTGAATTGGTGAGAGAACTGGTGAAACTTAAGTGCCGGGTACACATCGGTACCGCCACTATCCCTACCTCATTGGCGAATGAGCTCATCAAGGTATTGGGTGGCAACCGTCGCGTTTATCGGGTCACGTTTGGAAAAAGAGCATTAGAAAAATTCAACCGGCATGAAGTTGAAAAACTCCAAGACGAAGAAGAGGCTCTTAAAACGGTTGAGAAAGCCATTGACAATCAAGAGAAGGTATTATTTGTAGGCAATCGGGTAGGTACTGCTCAGCAACGATACGAATGGGCAAAAAAGCAATTTCCAAACCTGAATATTTTGCTGGTGCACAGTCGTTTTCGTCGAGGTGATCGAGCCGTATTAGAGGCAAGAATTAGTGAATTTGATAAGCAGAAAGGACCTTGTTTAGTCATTGCCACGCAGGTGGTTGAGGTAAGCTTAGACATTTCCTTTGACCGTTTAGTGACTGATGCCGCTCCATTGGACAGTTTGATACAACGCTTCGGACGTGTAAATCGTCGCCGCACCTACGATACTATTGGTAAATATCAGCCTGTTTGTGTGATTGCTCCTTCCCAAACTGACAAAGATGTTTTGCCTTATAACCCCGACGTTGTACGGCGAAGCTATAAAATGTTGCCCAATGGGTTATTACGCGAAAGTGAGCTGCAAGACTTGATTGATCTGGTTTATGGCGAAGTGGCAATTCCTTCGATTGACTTGCATTTAGCGGCGGGCAACAGTGCGCCCTTAAGGACTCTTTGTCACCGTCCTAAATCGGTATTGATTGATGCTTTGGAAATTGAGGGGGCACTTTGTGTTCGTCAATCAGACAGTAAGACTTATATAGATTCTTTTGGGGAAGATCGCCAAAATTTAGAAATACCGGTTCCATGGCGTTCGATTGCTCCTTATGCACGAGCCTGGCCACGCTTGGAAACAGGAAGTTATCCCACGGTTATCCCAGATGACAACTATGATATGATCCTTGGGCTTGTCTTAAAAACGGCAGGCGGAAATCAAACAGTACCTACCACTAACCGAATCATTTGA